The Triticum aestivum cultivar Chinese Spring chromosome 3A, IWGSC CS RefSeq v2.1, whole genome shotgun sequence genome includes a region encoding these proteins:
- the LOC123061123 gene encoding transcription factor HBP-1b(c38) isoform X3 produces MAEASPRTETSTDDTDENLMLEPGNAALAVVSDSSDRSRDKNGDQKTMRRLAQNREAARKSRLRKKAYVQQLENSRLKLTQLEQELQRARQQGIFISSSADQSHSMSGNGALAFDTEYARWLEEHNRQVNELRAAVNAHAGDTELRSVVEKIMSHYDEIFKQKGNAAKADVFHVLSGMWKTPAERCFLWLGGFRPSELLKGYATFSNHHNKLRMLFHKEWRLFSSLWQKRWLGLSALLDLDQQEMWQTTWGKWPWPWESLEPLKISFARLTTCGSRLFSRCKGS; encoded by the exons ATGGCAGAGGCCAGCCCTAGAACAGAAACGTCAACAGATGATACTGATGAAAATCTTATG CTTGAACCAGGGAATGCTGCTCTTGCTGTTGTTTCTGACTCTAGTGACAGATCCAGAGACAAAAACGGAGATCAAAAG ACAATGCGTCGGCTTGCTCAAAATCGTGAGGCTGCTAGGAAAAGTCGTTTGAGGAAAAAG GCATATGTTCAACAATTGGAGAACAGCAGGCTAAAGCTTACCCAGCTAGAGCAGGAGTTGCAACGAGCTCGTCAACAA GGCATTTTTATATCTAGTTCAGCAGACCAGTCCCATTCCATGAGTGGAAATG GGGCGTTGGCTTTTGACACAGAGTACGCACGGTGGTTGGAAGAACACAATCGACAAGTTAATGAGCTGAGAGCTGCAGTTAATGCTCATGCAGGCGATACTGAGCTGCGTAGTGTTGTTGAGAAGATCATGTCACACTATGATGAGATTTTTAAGCAAAAAGGAAATGCAGCCAAAGCAGATGTCTTTCATGTGTTATCAGGCATGTGGAAGACACCAGCTGAGAGGTGTTTCCTATGGCTTGGAGGTTTCCGACCTTCTGAGCTTTTAAAG GGATATGCAACCTTCAGCAATCATCACAACAAGCTGAGGATGCTCTTTCACAAGGAATGGAGGCTCTTCAGCAGTCTTTGGCAGAAACGTTGGCTGGGTCTATCGGCTCTTCTGGATCTGGATCAACAGGAAATGTGGCAAACTACATGGGGCAAATGGCCATGGCCATGGGAAAGCTTGGAACCCTTGAAAATTTCCTTCGCCAG GCTGACAACCTGCGGCAGCAGACTCTTCAGCAGATGCAAAGGATCCTGA
- the LOC123061123 gene encoding transcription factor HBP-1b(c38) isoform X2 yields the protein MRRLAQNREAARKSRLRKKAYVQQLENSRLKLTQLEQELQRARQQGIFISSSADQSHSMSGNGALAFDTEYARWLEEHNRQVNELRAAVNAHAGDTELRSVVEKIMSHYDEIFKQKGNAAKADVFHVLSGMWKTPAERCFLWLGGFRPSELLKLLSTQLEPLTEQQLSGICNLQQSSQQAEDALSQGMEALQQSLAETLAGSIGSSGSGSTGNVANYMGQMAMAMGKLGTLENFLRQADNLRQQTLQQMQRILTTRQSARALLVISDYSSRLRALSSLWLARPKE from the exons ATGCGTCGGCTTGCTCAAAATCGTGAGGCTGCTAGGAAAAGTCGTTTGAGGAAAAAG GCATATGTTCAACAATTGGAGAACAGCAGGCTAAAGCTTACCCAGCTAGAGCAGGAGTTGCAACGAGCTCGTCAACAA GGCATTTTTATATCTAGTTCAGCAGACCAGTCCCATTCCATGAGTGGAAATG GGGCGTTGGCTTTTGACACAGAGTACGCACGGTGGTTGGAAGAACACAATCGACAAGTTAATGAGCTGAGAGCTGCAGTTAATGCTCATGCAGGCGATACTGAGCTGCGTAGTGTTGTTGAGAAGATCATGTCACACTATGATGAGATTTTTAAGCAAAAAGGAAATGCAGCCAAAGCAGATGTCTTTCATGTGTTATCAGGCATGTGGAAGACACCAGCTGAGAGGTGTTTCCTATGGCTTGGAGGTTTCCGACCTTCTGAGCTTTTAAAG CTTCTTTCGACCCAACTTGAACCCCTAACTGAGCAGCAGCTGTCAGGGATATGCAACCTTCAGCAATCATCACAACAAGCTGAGGATGCTCTTTCACAAGGAATGGAGGCTCTTCAGCAGTCTTTGGCAGAAACGTTGGCTGGGTCTATCGGCTCTTCTGGATCTGGATCAACAGGAAATGTGGCAAACTACATGGGGCAAATGGCCATGGCCATGGGAAAGCTTGGAACCCTTGAAAATTTCCTTCGCCAG GCTGACAACCTGCGGCAGCAGACTCTTCAGCAGATGCAAAGGATCCTGACCACAAGGCAGTCTGCCCGTGCACTTCTTGTGATAAGTGATTACTCATCCCGGCTTCGTGCCCTAAGTTCTCTCTGGCTTGCTCGACCGAAGGAATAA
- the LOC123061123 gene encoding transcription factor HBP-1b(c38) isoform X1: MAEASPRTETSTDDTDENLMLEPGNAALAVVSDSSDRSRDKNGDQKTMRRLAQNREAARKSRLRKKAYVQQLENSRLKLTQLEQELQRARQQGIFISSSADQSHSMSGNGALAFDTEYARWLEEHNRQVNELRAAVNAHAGDTELRSVVEKIMSHYDEIFKQKGNAAKADVFHVLSGMWKTPAERCFLWLGGFRPSELLKLLSTQLEPLTEQQLSGICNLQQSSQQAEDALSQGMEALQQSLAETLAGSIGSSGSGSTGNVANYMGQMAMAMGKLGTLENFLRQADNLRQQTLQQMQRILTTRQSARALLVISDYSSRLRALSSLWLARPKE; encoded by the exons ATGGCAGAGGCCAGCCCTAGAACAGAAACGTCAACAGATGATACTGATGAAAATCTTATG CTTGAACCAGGGAATGCTGCTCTTGCTGTTGTTTCTGACTCTAGTGACAGATCCAGAGACAAAAACGGAGATCAAAAG ACAATGCGTCGGCTTGCTCAAAATCGTGAGGCTGCTAGGAAAAGTCGTTTGAGGAAAAAG GCATATGTTCAACAATTGGAGAACAGCAGGCTAAAGCTTACCCAGCTAGAGCAGGAGTTGCAACGAGCTCGTCAACAA GGCATTTTTATATCTAGTTCAGCAGACCAGTCCCATTCCATGAGTGGAAATG GGGCGTTGGCTTTTGACACAGAGTACGCACGGTGGTTGGAAGAACACAATCGACAAGTTAATGAGCTGAGAGCTGCAGTTAATGCTCATGCAGGCGATACTGAGCTGCGTAGTGTTGTTGAGAAGATCATGTCACACTATGATGAGATTTTTAAGCAAAAAGGAAATGCAGCCAAAGCAGATGTCTTTCATGTGTTATCAGGCATGTGGAAGACACCAGCTGAGAGGTGTTTCCTATGGCTTGGAGGTTTCCGACCTTCTGAGCTTTTAAAG CTTCTTTCGACCCAACTTGAACCCCTAACTGAGCAGCAGCTGTCAGGGATATGCAACCTTCAGCAATCATCACAACAAGCTGAGGATGCTCTTTCACAAGGAATGGAGGCTCTTCAGCAGTCTTTGGCAGAAACGTTGGCTGGGTCTATCGGCTCTTCTGGATCTGGATCAACAGGAAATGTGGCAAACTACATGGGGCAAATGGCCATGGCCATGGGAAAGCTTGGAACCCTTGAAAATTTCCTTCGCCAG GCTGACAACCTGCGGCAGCAGACTCTTCAGCAGATGCAAAGGATCCTGACCACAAGGCAGTCTGCCCGTGCACTTCTTGTGATAAGTGATTACTCATCCCGGCTTCGTGCCCTAAGTTCTCTCTGGCTTGCTCGACCGAAGGAATAA